The following DNA comes from Miscanthus floridulus cultivar M001 chromosome 5, ASM1932011v1, whole genome shotgun sequence.
gatatgagtttcacccctcttaatagtacggctatcaatcctaaatgtgatcacactctctaagtgtcttgatcaccaaaacaaaatagctcctatggtttatacctttgccttgagctttttgtttttctctttcttctttccaagtccaagcacttgatcatcatcatggtatcatcatcatcatgctatgatcttcatttgcttcatcacttggagtgtgctacctatctcatgatcacttgataaactaggttagcacttagggtttcatcaattcaccaaaaccaaactagagctttcacgcgtCCCGTTCGCGACGTTCTTGGAGCACTCCCGCGTGTGGCCGGGCTTCGACGAGCGCAGTGGCCGGTTCATGACGTGGCTGCTGGAGCGGTCCAGGCTCGGGGAGGAGACGTGTCTGCCGTACGTGCAGCACTACATCCCACCGTCACGTGACCTCGAGACCTCCCGCACCGAGGCCGAGCTCGTCTTCTCCGCCATCGACGACCTGTTCGCCAAGACCGGCCGCCGTGAGCGTGCTCTGGGGGGAGCTCCGCCCAGCCACCATGGGTGCGCGTGGAGGGCAGCTCCGCCCCGGCCTCCCGCGGGCGCGGGTGTAGGCGAGCTTTGCCCGGCCACCACGGGCGCGCGTGCGGAGGAGCTCCGCCCGGCCGCCGCGAGAGCGAGCGAGCTCCACCCTGGCATCGGCGCGGCACGAGGCTGGCGCGCGGCGAGGAGGAAGGTGGAGCTGGGTCGCTGACAGTTTAGCCCCACtagacagagagagaaagaagtaAGAGGATAGGACAAGAGAAGGATATTTTGAACGTTTACACTGATCGGGCCCATATGTAAGGGCTGTCAAACGGTAAAAAACAAACAGAACAAAGACGGAATGGCTTGGAgtgcaaagaagttcagaacaaTAGCACTCGTAGGAGCTCAatttttttaatggcttgtgCGTAATTGTAAACTTTTTTAATAGCACACAGTTAAAAGCCTCTTTTTTCTACGAGGAGAAGGGGGTGATGGGCAGCAAACAGTAACACGATGGTGGGAGGAACCTGAGCCAGACGATGGAGATCAAACGGTTAAAATCTTGTCCCGTGGGAGATGCCGGGGCTAACCTTGTGATTGTAGGAGAGAATTCTGGTATTTAGGGATGTTTAGAAAGACTAGCTTTAATATACAAACTCGAAATATTTTTAGATTTCCTTACTTATGGCTGGATCTTAATAACAGTATAATAAAGGGCACTTTGGAAAGGTTTGCTATGAGTTCCGTGGATCGTCGGCCCCACCGGCGGTACAAGTCGCAACGTGGGACAACAGTGTATACGTGGCTGTATCCTCTATGGGCTATGGCTAGGCGCTCCTTGCTCACGTGCCAGGCACTCTCGCTTGACGGCAGTTTCTCCCGTGGCCCCCTGATTCCGGCTGGGCCGGTCGATTGCTTGGATTGAAACAGGCCACAGCAGAGGCGCCAGTTGTGGCTCGACTCGGATCGTAGGCGTGCCGTGTGCGAGTGCATTTGTTTGGTAACTTTTACGTACATGTGTTGTACACCACAGCTGTATATCATTTTTTTTTGCGACGAAACATGTCGAACCAGAGCGTGTCAAAACGcttcaaatcaaataaaacaacatggTCGACCACCTGAACCTGATAGCATACGCAATTTCATTTTCAATTTATTCTCACATTGTAGTAGTGTAATTAATAATACAAGGAAACACTCGTATCCCTGAGAACGGACGTACGGCACTGAACCTAAAGAAAATGACCTCGACTCGATCTGATgacgagaaaaaaaaaaagagaaagggaaaAGGGCCACGAACTAATTACTCCATGTGATGCAGTAAGAAACACAATGCAACAGCTTTGAACCTGCAGATGCACGCAACCTACACGACGTACGAGAGCTAGCCGAGCCGTCGTCACTCCACCGGCCGTACCGGCGGCGTCGATAATCTACTTCACTTCTTGGGCTTGCCGTTGGCGACGGCTGCTCCCCCGGAGTTGAGCGAGTCCCAGGCCTCGATCCAGGTGACCATGGCGTCGGCGAGCTTGATGAAGTAGGGGTCGACCTTGCCGAGCTTCTCCTTGACCTGTTGCGAGAGCGCGACGTAGCACTTTTGCACGGTGTCGCAGTCTTTCGGCAGCACGACGGCCTGGAAGAATGGGATGATGTCCTCCTGCCAGAAGATGCCCTTGTACTCCTTCTTGAGGTTTACGAACGGGTTGCTGGCCTTGCTGTGCCAGATGTAGGGCAGCCCGGTCTTGACGCCCAAACCCAGGTGATCGCAGATTACctgcgcagcggcggcggcagcatcaCTGGGGGCGTGCAGTGAATCATCATGTGAAAAAAAAAATCGTCTGCTGTTCTGTTACCTTGACACACCATCCGGCCCACATGTCGTCGTAGCGTCCGATGGGCTGGCCGTCGCCCATGAGGCCGAAGTACATGGCGGGGCCGATGAGGTCGCGGTCGAAGGCGAGGTTCATGCCGCACATGGGGAAGAGGGTGCCCTTGGGGATGGTCATCACGGCGTTCACGTACCTCTCGTTCCGCTCCCGGGGCTTCACCAGCTGCGTGGGGGCGTCGTAGTCCGGGATGTTGAGCCACAGCCCGTGCGACACGGCCGTCGGCACGCCCTCCCGGAGGCTGAACGGGTAGCCGCGCACGAAGTCGGCGCCCGGCGCGTAGGGGTCGTAGAGGGTGTTGAAGAAGAGCGGCGTGGACGGGCAGAGCAGGTTCTTGATGTGCTGCGCCAGCGCGTCGATGTCCTTGCCCGTGGGGTCCTTGGCCACCTGCACGAACCCATGGCAGCGGAATAAGGAGGAGAATGCACGCATTGCGCAGGAGCAGCAACGTACACAAGATTAATAGAGAAACTCACGAAGCAGTCGTCGTCGATTGTGTAGATGTACTTCTTCTTGGAGACCATGTAGCCGAAGCAGCGGCACGCGGAGTCCTTGAAGGAGATGCACGACGCCCTGGGGCCGAGGATCTTGTTGATGTCATTGCGGTTGTAGAGCTCGTAGTCGAACCCCTCGGGCACCTTGATCGTCTTGGTCGGGTCGCCGTCCTGCACGATGATGAGGTGGTACGGCTGGAAGAAGGGCCGCCACATCTCCAGGAAGTCCAGGTTGCGGATCGTCGGGATGACGATGTCGAGCTCGTCCTTGAGCGGCGGCGCCATCGCGGACCGGCGGCCGGGTAGCTAGCCTTGATCCGGGACGTACGCGCGTGCAGAAGCAGAGAGGGTGGCGCGCGACTCAGGGGGCGAGCGAGGTGGACGCACGCTGAGAATGAGGAACAGAGGGGGCGCGCAGCTATATAGCGCCGCGACGCGCTGCGGCAGGGATGCTCCACGCGTCAGCCGGCCGCGGAAAGCGACCACATGAATCGACGAGGACCGTGGAGTGGCGCGCGCGAATGGCGGATCGGGAGCCCTGTGGTGGAGTGCTTGCCGGGGAAAGGAACGGCTGCCTTTGCTGTGGTGAGCTGCCGAGTGAACCGGGTGATGGACCGTTGGATCGGCAGCCTACGGACAATATTTGCCTTTGCTTGCGTGTCGCTTTGCTTTGCATAACGGTAATTTGTAACGTTGCCGTACGCACAACTGTTCCAAGGTTTACTTTTCTCTTATATTATTACACAAATTCAAATGCGATCCGGAGTGAATCTTGATGCGCTAGCAATTTGGAGACTCCTGTGGCTAACTTTTGTTGTACCATAATTCAAGAATCCAACTAAGCTACATAATACAGACAAccattttaaattaaaaatcaACGCAGTCTAACATCTTCCAATTCCAAGCTTTGGAGCATTACAGCAGGAAATGTGCAACAATCTTACCACCACCAGATGAATATCAAATCTGATACAGAGCGATAGTATTTCTACAGCTGCCACAGAAAAGACCGCAAAAGCATCACCTCATTGCACCAACAAAGTATCTTTACAGCATAAAGCATTCCGAACTTAATCTTCCACAAAATCTCCAGCCTCTTCATCTGAGTCATCTTCTTGCTCTCTAGCTTGTTCGGCGTATTCATCAAGTGATGCAGCAAGGAAGATATCACCTTCTCGACTTCTGTCAGCAATCTTTGGGACTGACGGCCCACTCTCCCCACCCTTGCCTTTGTTCATCTGCCATGAAATAATTAACCATATTGAGTGTCATTGGAATCATCAGTGTAGAGAGTTTTCGCTGAAATAAATACATCAACGCTCAACATTGTTTAAAACAAGAGTACAAAGGTCTTAGAGTCAAGTTGGCTGCTAGAATTGAAACTGGAACATTCAACTGCAGTTTCACTTACAATAAGGAACCAAAATCACATTCCACTTGCATTCCAATGACCTTGAGTAGAAAATGTCAGTGTATTGCATTTACATGTACTTGAGCATTTGTTTCAAAGGGAAATGTACCAGATCCCATGCTCTATGGTTGTTCAATACAACCATTTCCATTATTCATTTATGTAGGCTAAAAGTTTCATTATTAAGACACTTAATCATAGTACTCGTTAATGTTACATAAAGTAGAATTCGGTATCAAACAACGGTACATAGGAAATACAGATCTTAGAAGATACAGATTAAATTGTCCAAACAATGGGAATAGATTCTGCATCACACTACACTTGAGGAAAATTATTCAATTGGCAACAGTGAGAAAAATACTTGTTCATTCTCCAACAACAGGTCAGTATCAATATTCCATATGAATGAGCCTAGGTTGATTCTACAATTGTTGCATTGGCTTTTCATTGTATCTTAAGGTTTCACTGGATCTGGATGGAACCTTGCCAAAACGGGCTCCTAGCTCAAGCTCCAAAGTGTAGCTCTGGAACAAAAGGTTGTATATATTTTGTACAACCAAGGCTGATACAAATGTTTGAACTTTTCTCAAGATATAATGCCAGCAGAATTtgcaaaaaaaagaagagataAAATATAGATGCATAATTAGGAAACACAAATGTAAGTATCAGATATCCATGAAATAGAAGACATAACTATAAGTAAAGGACCCAGAGTTTATCAAAcagtaataataataaaaaaagtaCATTTTCCTTTTCAGATTCATGGCTCCATAGTCTTAAGAAGGAAATATGGTATTGTTTGGTTATAGCATTGTAACGTAAAGGGAATGGAATTAAAGCTATGGATGTTACCGT
Coding sequences within:
- the LOC136453290 gene encoding probable UDP-arabinopyranose mutase 1, with amino-acid sequence MAPPLKDELDIVIPTIRNLDFLEMWRPFFQPYHLIIVQDGDPTKTIKVPEGFDYELYNRNDINKILGPRASCISFKDSACRCFGYMVSKKKYIYTIDDDCFVAKDPTGKDIDALAQHIKNLLCPSTPLFFNTLYDPYAPGADFVRGYPFSLREGVPTAVSHGLWLNIPDYDAPTQLVKPRERNERYVNAVMTIPKGTLFPMCGMNLAFDRDLIGPAMYFGLMGDGQPIGRYDDMWAGWCVKVICDHLGLGVKTGLPYIWHSKASNPFVNLKKEYKGIFWQEDIIPFFQAVVLPKDCDTVQKCYVALSQQVKEKLGKVDPYFIKLADAMVTWIEAWDSLNSGGAAVANGKPKK